GGCGGTGCGTGGAATGTAACGCGCCATTTGAGTAGCGGGGGAGGGAGAGGAGGGtaggtggaggaggaggagcatGTAGCCGCCGGTACTCTTGAGGAAAATGTGAGTGCTTTGTTTTgattggttggttggttgctTCGCGCTTTGGGAGTAACAAACGCACAGTGACAGTGACGTTACGggctaaaaataattttttttgttttaaaaaactttttatttataaagtgaaaataagtCCAAATTCAGGGGAGTTTTATGTAATTatacaaatggaaaaaaaagcTCAACTGTATGTAACGTGCTTAGGGTCTGTACTTAGTTTCACTGTAATATACTATAGGattctaaattataaaaaaattatatataaaatggactttaaaaacacacataaaacttatttataacataataaaaaaattttaacttcttttaaattataaaactgtccttaattttttaaaataaactcaaTCTCAAAACCTTaagaaaaagtttaaaatactCAATatgatattaaaataatttaataattaaaattaaattcaacactgtcattttttgaattttttttatttgtttaaaaaaattaaatattatagaatttatttatatttttaatgctaagaatgagtatataactaaatatcgTAACCAAGTCCGCATCAGATCAAATCCGAATTCGAACGTAGACCAACCCCGACTaaccctctctctctactctgtctcttcttctctctcaaaatCCGCATCTCACTCTCTTCTCGATCTTTGgctcttcttattttttccctccatttctgtctctctcttgctttcattgcccAATTCagatctctccctctctcactTCCTTGTCTGATTGCTTTAGAGCTTATTAGGTTTCCGATTCTTCTCCGTCgacaaattagggttttgattatTTCAGCTTCTGCAAGAGTGCTTTTGCAGCAACTGACACTCTCAACTTGAATTGCCTTCTGATCccatttttcaaatattttggtaaaattaggttTCATCTTAGTCGATCTTTCCTaggatatatatttcttaaaaaaaagaagattagttttgaatattttcccatttttggttagcctgtattttggtttgggattTCGGGTGCTGAAATGGTGGGTTCTGAGGGTCCAAACGCTTCTTCCCCGACTCAACAGCCGCCAAAGAAGTACGACACCACGATCTTTCTTTCCGGGCCCACCCAGTCCGATCTTCAACGAAATGCCGAACTCGAAAAGGTGCACAcacacatatttatatataaagtgGTTAATTTTGGTTAGGTTTGATTTACAAGTTGATgactttatttgttttctattaattttGGTAGTTCTTGATTGATTCGGGGCTTTATGAGAGCAGAGACGAAGCTGAAAAGAGAGTAGAGGTTCTTGGCCGCATTGATCGGGTATATAATTCTCTGTTCTAGTGTCGACTTTGAGAAGAATCAGTTATAGCCACCCTTATAGTTATCATTTTTGCAAATCTTGGGAAATGCAGCATTTTATCGCAGTTGGTGGGTGGTTTAAGGCATAAGTTTCAGTCATTGAGTTCTTTTTGGCTCTAATTTATTGAACCATCGATGCTTCATTTACAGGCATCCCCATTGATTTGAAGTCTTGCATTTTGCTTCCATTGGATGCAGCTTATGTTTAATGAACTAATTAATGGTTATACTTTGAATTTTACTGTAGATTGTGAAAGACTGGGTGAAGCAATTGACAAGCCAAAGAGGCTACACAGATCAGATGGTGGAGGATGCAAATGCTGTCATTTTTACGTTTGGGTCATATTGTCTCGGGGTAAATATAAGTTCCCAACGATTTCTTCTAACTGATGTTATTCATATTTGGGTGTGGAGTACAATTTCATCATTAGGAGTTTCACAAACAGATTTGGGTTATGAGCCACAACGGTATGCTATctatttttggtgattttaTGTGCCATTCTAAAATTTGTCAAGCAAGGATCCATGCTTCATAATGAAGAAACTGGTACACGGCCAAAATGCAAAGGACCATTGCTAATATTAAAATCTACCGGAAGTCTTTTATAATGAGATATTATTTGGATCTCATTCAATGAAAAGTCATTACCAGTGGATGTGAACATGTATAACATCTGCGGATTGATCTATGCTTCAGTCTTTGAGAACAGTTGTTCTACAATGGTGAACCACTCTTATGTCATTAATCTTACTGTACAACTTGCTGCTGTTTTGAGTATAACCAACTGTAGTTTTATAAAGGATTAGATGTTAATGTGAAGCCCTAGatttttttcttgctttggTTATTTGGTCCAACTACTGAGTGAGAGACTATTTATGCCACTTGTTGCCCACTtttcatgtttttattttctttctacgATAACCATTCTTTATGTGTTTGATGTAAgaacaaatttattattttgacaGGTTCATGGGCCTGGAGCTGACATAGACACTTTGTGTGTTGGGCCATCGTATGTGAATCGAGAGGTGATGTATATATCTTTATCCGTCTATATAGAGAACCAGTTCTTGTGTAATGCATCTGGTCTGATTTATTACCCGCAGCTCTACCTCACATTTGACTTTTTCTCCAggaagatttttttattattttgcatGATATGCTGGCTGAAATGGAAGAGGTTACTGAACTTCAACCAGTTCCTGATGCTCATGTACCCGTCATGAAATTCAAGCTCCGGGGAATATCAATAGATCTTTTGTATGCAAGCATATCTCTTTTGGTTGTTCCAGAGGTGGGTTCAGAATTCACCTTCTTAAAATCTTTTGCTCTTTGTTCCATTTATCCATTGTGCATCATAACCATGCAACCATAAGAAGGACTATTTCCAAGCCCCTGCAAACAATATCTTGCTACCTTCCTCACTTGTTTGGTCATCTGGGCCATCTAATGCTCTGGTACTAATATCGTGATTGTTTTTTGCTTGTACAATGTACTAACATTGTAATCATTTTGAGACACTTATACTGCTTCATGATTGAGACAATGAATAGTGGTGTTTAAGACATTGATGTGGTGTTGGAACATACTTGTCCACAGGATCTGGACATCTCACATGAATCTGTGCTATTTGATGTCGATGAGCAAACTGTTCGAAGTCTGAATGGCTGCAGGGTTGCAGATCAAATTCTTAAACTTGTCCCCAATGTTGAGGTTTATCATAAATTATCCCTTACCTGgtttatttctattttgaaTTGACTCAACCTTTGACACTCTATATAACTGTAGCATTTCCGCACGACACTCAGATGTTTGAAGTTTTGGGCTAAAAGGCGTGGTGTTTATTCAAATGTAAGGGCAGTGGTCTAAGTTCTCAGAATCTTCATTGGTATTAACTCTTTAGTTTTACACTTACGCAATGGTCCGTTCCTTTTTTCTATTGTGTGTAGGTTACTGGATTCCTGGGTGGTGTAAATTGGGCTATTTTAGTCGCTCGGATATGTCAGCTTTATCCCAATGCAATTCCTAGCATGTTGGTTTCTAGATTTTTCAGAGTATACACTCAGTGGCGTTGGCCAAATCCTGTAACTTTATGTTCAATTGAAGAGAATGAACTTGGTTTCCCTACATGGGATCCTCGTAAAAACCCTCGTGACCGCTTTCATCACATGCCAATAATAACTCCTGCGTATCCTTGCATGAACTCTAGTTACAATGTCTCAATAAGTACTCTACGAGTTATGACAGAGCAGTTCCACCATGGTAATAAGATATGTGAGGTGAGTGCATGAATTGAGTTTTTTCTTCCATTAAGGGCTATGTTTCATCACTGATGTCCTTTCCCCTTTGGTTTATTGTAGGAGATTGAGCTGAACAAGACCCAGTGGAGCGCTCTCTTTGAACCTTATCTTTTTTTTGAGGCATACAAAAATTATCTGCAGGTGGACATAGTTGCAGCTGATTCTGATGATTTGCTGGCGTGGAAGGGGTGGGTGGAATCCCGGTTTAGACAGCTTACCCTGAAGGtatagttttttgttttggtaaatCTTTAGAGAGTATACGGGCTGTTGAGTTTTGTTCACATTTATGGGATCTCTGATAGTTGAGCCTGTTTAGACAATTAGTCGAGATGGAGGAGATTATAGTATTGTTCCTATTAATGGTTTGCATGTGCCTTCCTGCAGATAGAGCGAGACACGAATGGGATGCTGCAGTGCCATCCGTATCCAAAGGAATATGTAGACACATCCAAGCCATGCCCACATTGTGCTTTCTTTATGGGTTTGCAGAGGAAAGAGGGAGTGAGAGGTCAAGAAGGTCAGCAATTTGATATACGTGGAACAGTTGATGAGTTCAGGCAAGAAATAAACATGTATATGTTCTGGAAACCTGGGATGGACATATATGTTTGTCATGTTCGCCGGAAGCAGCTTCCTCCCTTTGTTTTCCCTGATGGGTATAAACGTCCTCGACCGCTGAGGCATGCAAGCCAGCAGGATGAAAGAAATGATGAAGATGCTGTGGGATCTGGTTCTGGGTCTGCTGAACGACATATCAAGAGGAAAATTGATCCTAAAACAGAGGATATGGGGCCAATCAAACGAGTGAAGCAGACCGCTATTAGTCCTCCACGTACAGAGTCTGTATCGCCATCAAAAAATGCAGGTAGATCTGGTGGAACACCTGATATCAGCTTCAGTAATGGCAATAGATTAGAGTGTCGGGCAACTGGAGATGCAGATAAGAATTCCGATGTTAGATTGCCTGTTAGACAGTTGGAGAGTGAAAAGGATAGCGTGGGAGACATGCGGGTGGTTGAAGATGTTATGCATGAATCAATCACTAGAAATGAGTGCACATCTATGCTTGTTTCTGAATTCCCAAGAATCAGAAATGAGGTAAAGCCTTCACAGGAGGGTTGTGCGGTAAAGCCATCTGAACAGTTGGAGAAACCTCTTTCCTGGAATGAATTGGTAGTTCCATGTGCAGTATCTTTCTCAGAGTCCAAGGAAACATTAGCCTAATTGAGGACAGCTGGAAATGTGGCATTGGTTGACATGTAGAATGTGGAGACCAACTGTACTAGGAGACTTCTGAATTGGACAGCGAATGCTATTGGAGTCGACCAAGAACTAGTCAAACCATGTAGTCATGGGAGTGGAGCATGCTGAAATTGTGTTGGGATCAACTTCCAGCACTCAGAACCTCAATTGTGAGCGAGTTTCTTTTGAAAACTGTGGATTCGAATTTGTACCGGATTGAAGTGAGAAATCTGACATTTCTGGAGGGAATAGTGAGAGAACGGGATATTTGCAGGATGATGCACTTCTGGTAGAACCAGAGTCGCTTTCGGAAAATGGCTCTATAAATGCGAATGGGAGATATCAAAATGCCTTGTCAGAAGAATTTGAGGTTTTGAACATAAACTCTCTTGTGCATGCTGGTTTGCATACCtgtttctttctgttttcgctttatttctttttctttttcttcactttcttataataacaaaaactTAGGTACTTCACATGCCTTCCACTGTCTTTCACTATTTTTTGGGTCAgcaacttctttttttgccAGTCCACTTTTTCTATTGTAATAGTGTAATCTTTGGTTATGTGCTGCTCCTTCACATGCtggtattttatttatataaaaaatttgtgtgaCATTGGTGAGGTTAATATTGTTAGATCTTCTGTGATTATTTGATAACATTAagttttttatcttctttttttgcacAGACAATGTATTAACTGGTGCATATTGTGGTGGCAGGTCCTGCACCACTATACGTGCTTTTTACCAGCAACTGTGCTTAAAACCTTACTAGTTTTGCGTACCCTTCGTGTTTATCTTGTCCCTCTTCTCCAATACATTTTGGGAACCTTACAAGTCTTCTGATCCTGGATTTTGTGTTGTATAGCCAACTTTTGCAATCTGGATTGCTTTCAATTTGGACGTTGGAGCTAGGACAGAATCTATGCATTGGCCAACAGTAAGGCAAGTGTTTGAAACTCATGATGATTTTTAAGCAAATCATTATATCTTTATACTGGCCTGTTTGTTTCTGGCTCTTTTGTAACAGGTTGAGTGTGAGGTCAATTACCTTTTTGAGTTGAGTCGTTGAAGGTGGAGTCTCACTTCTGTAATGGAAAGAACCAGCACAATGGTAAGCACCGTATTAACTTGCTGGCTTTCATTAGGGTTTCCAGGTGTGGGTGTGTGTTATGTCTTGCGAAGTGCTGGGGAAGCTTTAGCCATGCAAACTACTCTGCATAGCTTGGTGCTTTAGCATATGGTCTTCGGCTTCAATGTGGCTGGTGGCTTATGGTCTTGGGGCTTCACTGTGGCTGTAAAAATGTAAGCACCATAATTTCATGGAAGTATGCTGGTCCTTTGTAGTCTCCAAGGATCCGGTTATTTGAGCTGTTGCGACTTTTCGTTGTGGGTGTGGGAAGTTCCGTATCTCTGAATGGAAGTCACTTTAAACAGGCCAAAGAGTATAGTTCAAGAATTGAGCAGGCgtcttctttcttgttttggttCTGTATAGCACTCATCAAACTTTTATAGTTTGTAACTTCACCATTGTAAATACAGTTTTTTAATCAATACTTTTTtgcaatctctctctctctctctctctctctctctctctctcaagtgcAAACAGATTTGTATATCCTTGTTGGTAGAGAGAGATTCTCATACTTCAAACTCTGATAAAGGCAGGCTGCCTTAAGCAGTGGATAATTCATGAATAAGGTGGCAACAAAAGTTCATTTTTAATCAGAATATTTTGGCATGAGAAGAAATCTTGACTGCAAAAATTGAGACTGAAAAGCAACGACAAAACTGTATACAATACTTCCCGTATGGTCTGACAGAGCTGATAGTCTAAAAAGCCTTTGTAACTACAAAAGTGTATGCAATACTTCCCGGATGGTCTTACGGAGCTGAATCTTCAAAAAGAGTAGTCAAAACCTATGTGCAAGCTGTACTGATCTTTAAATGAGTCTTAAGTTCGAGGATGGCTAACCGAGTCTCATAATGTGAAGAAAATCTTACGTGTCTCTGGTTATACAAGCATGTATCTATTTCTCTTATTACATTGCGTAACTAGCCACGTGCGTGATAAGAGAGAGACACATGGCCCTATACAACCAGTGATAGGAAAGTTCTCCATTAAAGGGGTGTCACATGCCAGCCCTACCAGTGGTTTGGCGGCATATGACTAACATGAGATTTCTTGAGTACATCACACACTGTAAACTAAGCTATCGTCCACCTTTTTACTGCGTTTGTAACTGGAAAGGTAGGTGGCACTGCTAAGGAGGGGAGAAACATCAAAGTCACTTCCCATCTTTTTCACTTCAAAGCCTTCTGAGGGACCATACCCACGAAGAATGTGcacaacttccttcatggaaGGCCGAGTTGAAGGTAATGTACTAGTACAAATGAGCCCTAGTTTCAGCACAGTAGCCATCTCTTCCAAGTAGCACGGTTTTGTTATCTCCTCATCGAGGATATCGGTGATGGTCTTTCCTTCGCTATATACCCGCCATGCCCATTCTGCTAGGCTTGTATGTTCATCCCCCCAGTTGGGTTCTCTCCCGGTTGTTAGTTCTAAGAGCACAACACCAAAGCTGTAAACGTCGATCTTTTCGTTGATTTTCGTTGTGTAAGCGTACTCTGCAATGCAAGTATCATACAATGTCAAAGTGATATCTGgaaaaattgaatgaaaacAAACCAATTTAAGAGATTATATAGAGAGTGCAATGGAATATATGGAAGCTCCTACCTGGTGCCATGTAGCCAAAGGAGCCTGCAATAGCAGACATTGTGTGGTGATCTCCATCCTTTGCCAAAATCTTGGCCAACCCAAAATCTGCTATACGA
The window above is part of the Prunus dulcis chromosome 1, ALMONDv2, whole genome shotgun sequence genome. Proteins encoded here:
- the LOC117621647 gene encoding nuclear poly(A) polymerase 4 isoform X2, producing MVGSEGPNASSPTQQPPKKYDTTIFLSGPTQSDLQRNAELEKIVKDWVKQLTSQRGYTDQMVEDANAVIFTFGSYCLGVHGPGADIDTLCVGPSYVNREEDFFIILHDMLAEMEEVTELQPVPDAHVPVMKFKLRGISIDLLYASISLLVVPEDLDISHESVLFDVDEQTVRSLNGCRVADQILKLVPNVEHFRTTLRCLKFWAKRRGVYSNVTGFLGGVNWAILVARICQLYPNAIPSMLVSRFFRVYTQWRWPNPVTLCSIEENELGFPTWDPRKNPRDRFHHMPIITPAYPCMNSSYNVSISTLRVMTEQFHHGNKICEEIELNKTQWSALFEPYLFFEAYKNYLQVDIVAADSDDLLAWKGWVESRFRQLTLKIERDTNGMLQCHPYPKEYVDTSKPCPHCAFFMGLQRKEGVRGQEGQQFDIRGTVDEFRQEINMYMFWKPGMDIYVCHVRRKQLPPFVFPDGYKRPRPLRHASQQDERNDEDAVGSGSGSAERHIKRKIDPKTEDMGPIKRVKQTAISPPRTESVSPSKNAGRSGGTPDISFSNGNRLECRATGDADKNSDVRLPVRQLESEKDSVGDMRVVEDVMHESITRNECTSMLVSEFPRIRNEVKPSQEGCAVKPSEQLEKPLSWNELVVPCAVSFSESKETLA
- the LOC117621647 gene encoding nuclear poly(A) polymerase 4 isoform X1 translates to MVGSEGPNASSPTQQPPKKYDTTIFLSGPTQSDLQRNAELEKFLIDSGLYESRDEAEKRVEVLGRIDRIVKDWVKQLTSQRGYTDQMVEDANAVIFTFGSYCLGVHGPGADIDTLCVGPSYVNREEDFFIILHDMLAEMEEVTELQPVPDAHVPVMKFKLRGISIDLLYASISLLVVPEDLDISHESVLFDVDEQTVRSLNGCRVADQILKLVPNVEHFRTTLRCLKFWAKRRGVYSNVTGFLGGVNWAILVARICQLYPNAIPSMLVSRFFRVYTQWRWPNPVTLCSIEENELGFPTWDPRKNPRDRFHHMPIITPAYPCMNSSYNVSISTLRVMTEQFHHGNKICEEIELNKTQWSALFEPYLFFEAYKNYLQVDIVAADSDDLLAWKGWVESRFRQLTLKIERDTNGMLQCHPYPKEYVDTSKPCPHCAFFMGLQRKEGVRGQEGQQFDIRGTVDEFRQEINMYMFWKPGMDIYVCHVRRKQLPPFVFPDGYKRPRPLRHASQQDERNDEDAVGSGSGSAERHIKRKIDPKTEDMGPIKRVKQTAISPPRTESVSPSKNAGRSGGTPDISFSNGNRLECRATGDADKNSDVRLPVRQLESEKDSVGDMRVVEDVMHESITRNECTSMLVSEFPRIRNEVKPSQEGCAVKPSEQLEKPLSWNELVVPCAVSFSESKETLA
- the LOC117621647 gene encoding nuclear poly(A) polymerase 2 isoform X4, giving the protein MLAEMEEVTELQPVPDAHVPVMKFKLRGISIDLLYASISLLVVPEDLDISHESVLFDVDEQTVRSLNGCRVADQILKLVPNVEHFRTTLRCLKFWAKRRGVYSNVTGFLGGVNWAILVARICQLYPNAIPSMLVSRFFRVYTQWRWPNPVTLCSIEENELGFPTWDPRKNPRDRFHHMPIITPAYPCMNSSYNVSISTLRVMTEQFHHGNKICEEIELNKTQWSALFEPYLFFEAYKNYLQVDIVAADSDDLLAWKGWVESRFRQLTLKIERDTNGMLQCHPYPKEYVDTSKPCPHCAFFMGLQRKEGVRGQEGQQFDIRGTVDEFRQEINMYMFWKPGMDIYVCHVRRKQLPPFVFPDGYKRPRPLRHASQQDERNDEDAVGSGSGSAERHIKRKIDPKTEDMGPIKRVKQTAISPPRTESVSPSKNAGRSGGTPDISFSNGNRLECRATGDADKNSDVRLPVRQLESEKDSVGDMRVVEDVMHESITRNECTSMLVSEFPRIRNEVKPSQEGCAVKPSEQLEKPLSWNELVVPCAVSFSESKETLA
- the LOC117621647 gene encoding nuclear poly(A) polymerase 2 isoform X3, producing MVEDANAVIFTFGSYCLGVHGPGADIDTLCVGPSYVNREEDFFIILHDMLAEMEEVTELQPVPDAHVPVMKFKLRGISIDLLYASISLLVVPEDLDISHESVLFDVDEQTVRSLNGCRVADQILKLVPNVEHFRTTLRCLKFWAKRRGVYSNVTGFLGGVNWAILVARICQLYPNAIPSMLVSRFFRVYTQWRWPNPVTLCSIEENELGFPTWDPRKNPRDRFHHMPIITPAYPCMNSSYNVSISTLRVMTEQFHHGNKICEEIELNKTQWSALFEPYLFFEAYKNYLQVDIVAADSDDLLAWKGWVESRFRQLTLKIERDTNGMLQCHPYPKEYVDTSKPCPHCAFFMGLQRKEGVRGQEGQQFDIRGTVDEFRQEINMYMFWKPGMDIYVCHVRRKQLPPFVFPDGYKRPRPLRHASQQDERNDEDAVGSGSGSAERHIKRKIDPKTEDMGPIKRVKQTAISPPRTESVSPSKNAGRSGGTPDISFSNGNRLECRATGDADKNSDVRLPVRQLESEKDSVGDMRVVEDVMHESITRNECTSMLVSEFPRIRNEVKPSQEGCAVKPSEQLEKPLSWNELVVPCAVSFSESKETLA